In Methylovirgula sp., a single genomic region encodes these proteins:
- the tnpB gene encoding IS66 family insertion sequence element accessory protein TnpB (TnpB, as the term is used for proteins encoded by IS66 family insertion elements, is considered an accessory protein, since TnpC, encoded by a neighboring gene, is a DDE family transposase.), whose amino-acid sequence MLTIPGNVRVWLATGHTDMRRGFRSLALLVQESLKRDPHAGDLYVFRGRRGDLIKVIWFDDQGACVFSKRLEHGRFLWPSMADGVVTISVAQLSYLLSGIDWRMPRETWRPKAAG is encoded by the coding sequence ATGCTCACAATCCCGGGGAATGTGCGCGTCTGGCTTGCGACAGGGCATACGGACATGCGGCGCGGCTTCCGGAGCCTTGCGTTGCTTGTGCAGGAGAGCCTCAAGCGTGATCCGCATGCTGGCGATCTTTACGTTTTTCGCGGCCGGCGCGGCGATCTCATTAAGGTAATCTGGTTTGATGACCAAGGGGCATGCGTGTTTTCGAAGCGATTGGAACATGGCCGTTTCCTATGGCCCTCGATGGCGGACGGTGTCGTTACGATAAGTGTTGCCCAGCTTTCTTATCTTCTTTCCGGGATCGACTGGCGTATGCCGCGGGAGACGTGGCGTCCGAAAGCGGCGGGATAA
- a CDS encoding transposase: MIEAVAERLEGAPVRLRRRWSDELKDQAIADSLVPGANVSEIARRIGIGPSQLFDWRRKALRKGSVSLTAPQLDASPEPATSASAFIEIVVGDIVIRADAMADEAHLRRVVRAVRSA, from the coding sequence ATGATCGAGGCGGTTGCGGAACGTCTTGAGGGCGCTCCGGTTCGTCTGCGCCGGCGATGGTCAGATGAGCTCAAAGATCAAGCGATAGCCGACTCTCTGGTGCCTGGCGCGAACGTGTCGGAGATCGCGCGTCGCATCGGTATTGGCCCTTCGCAGCTCTTCGATTGGCGTCGGAAGGCGCTGCGTAAGGGATCGGTCAGCCTGACGGCGCCGCAGCTGGATGCCTCGCCTGAACCCGCGACGTCCGCGTCGGCATTTATCGAAATCGTTGTCGGCGATATTGTCATCCGTGCGGACGCCATGGCTGATGAGGCACATTTGCGGCGCGTGGTGCGCGCGGTTCGCTCGGCATGA
- the tnpB gene encoding IS66 family insertion sequence element accessory protein TnpB (TnpB, as the term is used for proteins encoded by IS66 family insertion elements, is considered an accessory protein, since TnpC, encoded by a neighboring gene, is a DDE family transposase.), with product MIPSGVKVFLASHPIDFRKGMDGLLSLVRDAGSDPFDGALYVFRAKRADRIKIVFWDGSGVVLYAKRLETAQFCWPKIGHHRVHLNQAQLMALVDGMDWKRVHAVTVKPPEFVG from the coding sequence ATGATCCCGTCCGGCGTCAAAGTTTTTCTGGCCAGTCATCCGATCGATTTTCGAAAAGGCATGGACGGTTTGTTGTCGCTGGTGCGGGACGCCGGCAGTGATCCGTTCGACGGCGCTCTTTATGTTTTTCGTGCCAAGCGGGCCGACAGAATCAAGATCGTCTTTTGGGACGGGTCCGGGGTTGTTCTTTATGCGAAGCGCCTGGAGACAGCGCAGTTCTGCTGGCCGAAGATCGGGCATCATCGGGTTCACCTCAATCAGGCGCAGCTGATGGCGCTTGTCGACGGCATGGATTGGAAACGCGTTCACGCGGTGACAGTGAAGCCGCCTGAGTTTGTTGGGTAA
- a CDS encoding IS66 family transposase, translating into MPAPVFDLPDNVDALKAMVLAMAEKAARAEVLESEVADLKALNASAEERIARLTSILKTLERARFGRRSEKLGANAFDDEQSAFVFDEVQTGLGAIQAELDKRQDPDKARRAARPRKGFAPHLERVEIIIEPAELPEHAGKQKILIGEDVAERLDVVAAKFRVLVTRRPKYAFKTEDGVVQAPAPAHIIEGGIPTEALLAQIAVSKYADGLPLYRQEAIYARDKVDLDRALMAQWMGRLGFELDILSEHVLTLIKKAERIFADETTLPTLEPGSGSTKTAYLWAYVRDDRTFGGSGPPMVAYRFEDSRSGECVARHLDNYRGILQVDGYTAYNRLARPDRGNDAITLAGCWSHVRRKFYELHIAGSSKLATTTIERMTQLWEIEEKVRGKDPNARVAARQETSVAIVADLFKLWQDALPRISGKSKLAEAIRYAISRRATLERFLTDGRVEIDSNIVERAIRPQTITRKNSLFAGSDGGGRTWATIATLLQTAKMNDVDPLAWLAQTLERLANSWPNAEIDALMPWRYTA; encoded by the coding sequence ATGCCGGCGCCGGTTTTCGATCTCCCCGACAATGTTGATGCGCTCAAAGCCATGGTGCTGGCCATGGCCGAGAAAGCGGCACGCGCTGAGGTTCTTGAGAGTGAAGTTGCCGATCTCAAAGCTCTGAATGCGAGTGCCGAGGAGCGGATCGCGCGCCTGACCTCGATCCTCAAGACGCTGGAGCGGGCCAGGTTTGGGCGCCGCTCTGAGAAGCTTGGCGCCAATGCGTTTGACGATGAACAGAGTGCGTTCGTCTTCGACGAGGTTCAAACGGGGCTCGGCGCCATCCAGGCCGAGCTCGATAAACGGCAGGACCCTGACAAGGCCAGACGCGCCGCACGGCCTCGCAAGGGCTTTGCGCCGCATCTCGAGCGGGTCGAGATCATCATCGAACCGGCTGAGCTACCGGAGCACGCCGGCAAGCAGAAGATCCTGATCGGCGAGGATGTCGCGGAGCGGCTCGATGTGGTCGCGGCGAAGTTCCGTGTCCTCGTCACGCGCCGGCCGAAATACGCCTTCAAGACCGAAGATGGCGTCGTTCAGGCCCCGGCACCAGCCCATATCATCGAGGGCGGCATCCCGACCGAAGCGCTTCTGGCGCAGATCGCGGTCTCAAAATATGCCGACGGCCTGCCGCTCTACCGCCAGGAAGCGATTTACGCCCGCGACAAGGTGGACCTCGACCGAGCCCTGATGGCGCAATGGATGGGCAGGCTCGGATTTGAACTCGATATCCTCTCCGAACATGTCCTCACGCTGATCAAGAAGGCCGAGAGGATCTTCGCCGACGAAACCACGCTGCCAACCTTGGAACCAGGCTCCGGCAGCACCAAGACAGCCTATCTCTGGGCTTACGTGCGAGATGACCGGACCTTCGGCGGCAGCGGTCCGCCGATGGTTGCCTACCGCTTCGAGGATAGCCGGTCGGGCGAATGTGTCGCCCGCCATCTCGACAATTATCGGGGCATCCTGCAGGTGGATGGGTATACGGCCTATAATCGTCTTGCGCGGCCCGACCGCGGCAATGATGCCATCACGCTCGCGGGATGTTGGTCCCACGTTCGAAGAAAATTTTACGAACTGCACATCGCCGGCAGTTCCAAACTCGCGACCACGACAATCGAACGCATGACCCAGCTGTGGGAGATCGAGGAGAAGGTGCGCGGCAAAGATCCAAATGCACGCGTCGCAGCCCGCCAGGAAACCTCGGTCGCGATCGTCGCCGATCTGTTCAAGCTTTGGCAAGACGCGCTTCCACGTATCTCCGGCAAGTCCAAATTGGCGGAGGCAATCCGCTACGCCATCTCACGGCGGGCGACGCTCGAACGCTTCCTCACCGATGGCCGCGTCGAGATTGACTCCAACATTGTGGAACGTGCCATCCGGCCGCAAACAATCACGCGAAAGAACTCGCTCTTTGCCGGCAGCGACGGCGGCGGACGAACCTGGGCAACCATAGCGACATTGTTGCAGACGGCAAAAATGAACGATGTCGATCCGCTCGCCTGGCTCGCGCAGACGCTCGAGCGTCTCGCCAACAGCTGGCCCAACGCCGAGATCGATGCTCTCATGCCCTGGCGCTATACAGCCTGA
- a CDS encoding PilZ domain-containing protein has translation MSSLTGLRRKLLRMTYSVEARAFVDGRPAIPCTIRDVTPDGARLVTDGRIATGDKILLLIPSIAEVWAADVRWRRGTALGVKFIRGEADLPGDASTAQPDVFALRLQVAQMARSARRLSAA, from the coding sequence ATGTCTTCTTTGACCGGCTTACGGCGTAAGCTGCTGCGTATGACCTACAGCGTCGAGGCCCGCGCATTCGTTGATGGCCGCCCCGCCATCCCCTGCACCATCCGAGATGTCACGCCGGACGGCGCCAGACTCGTCACCGACGGCAGGATCGCCACGGGCGATAAAATCCTGCTGCTGATCCCTTCGATTGCCGAAGTCTGGGCGGCAGACGTGCGCTGGCGGCGCGGCACCGCGCTTGGCGTCAAATTCATTCGCGGCGAGGCCGACCTGCCGGGCGATGCGAGCACCGCCCAACCGGACGTCTTCGCCCTTCGCCTGCAAGTCGCGCAAATGGCACGCAGCGCCAGGCGTCTGTCAGCGGCCTGA
- a CDS encoding patatin-like phospholipase family protein, with the protein MTHESAPRATSSIDRDEFGQVVLVLQGGGALGAYQAGTYQALHEAGLEPDWVIGTSIGAINASLIAGNPPAQRLSRLTEFWTRISNRPAARFLGAMPLFGPLAANAMTIAAGVPGFFEPNPWAFLSPETTLGAEHAGFYSTQPMEATLGELTDETLLNAGHPRLTVGAANVQTAHMHYFDSRDMPLTVKHIAASGALPPAFPAVRIDDAFYWDGGVLSNTPIEAIFDDSPRQSALVFAVHMWAPNGPPPDSIAKVLARQKDIQYSSRMANEVARQKQLHKLRHVITRLAEAAQTPELRALKEYGCVTRMHVMRLIAPPMAGEDHSKDIDFSPKGIHARWDAGYADMKGVLAAAPWTAPYDPLEGLVLHEIRM; encoded by the coding sequence ATGACCCACGAGAGCGCGCCACGCGCGACATCTTCGATCGATCGCGATGAATTTGGCCAAGTGGTGCTTGTGCTTCAGGGCGGCGGCGCCCTGGGGGCTTATCAAGCCGGCACCTATCAAGCTCTGCACGAGGCCGGCCTCGAGCCGGATTGGGTGATCGGAACCTCGATCGGTGCCATCAACGCCAGCTTGATCGCAGGCAATCCGCCCGCACAACGCCTTTCGCGCCTGACGGAGTTCTGGACACGTATCTCAAATCGACCGGCGGCACGGTTTTTAGGCGCCATGCCGCTCTTCGGGCCGCTCGCGGCAAATGCCATGACAATCGCGGCTGGCGTGCCGGGCTTTTTCGAGCCCAATCCCTGGGCCTTCTTAAGCCCTGAGACAACGCTCGGCGCGGAACACGCGGGGTTTTATTCGACGCAGCCGATGGAAGCGACGCTTGGCGAATTGACGGATGAAACTCTGCTCAATGCCGGGCATCCGCGCCTGACCGTTGGCGCGGCGAACGTCCAGACCGCGCACATGCATTATTTCGACAGCCGCGACATGCCGCTGACTGTGAAACATATCGCGGCATCGGGCGCGCTTCCGCCGGCCTTCCCGGCAGTGCGGATCGACGATGCGTTTTATTGGGACGGCGGCGTTCTTTCCAACACGCCGATCGAGGCGATTTTCGACGACAGTCCGCGCCAGAGCGCTCTCGTTTTTGCCGTGCATATGTGGGCGCCGAACGGGCCGCCGCCTGACTCTATCGCCAAGGTTTTAGCGCGGCAGAAAGATATCCAATATTCAAGCCGCATGGCCAATGAGGTCGCGCGGCAGAAGCAACTTCATAAATTACGTCACGTCATTACGCGGCTCGCCGAAGCAGCACAGACGCCTGAGCTGCGGGCGCTGAAGGAATACGGGTGTGTCACTCGGATGCATGTGATGCGGTTGATCGCGCCGCCGATGGCCGGTGAGGATCATTCCAAGGATATCGATTTCAGCCCCAAGGGCATTCATGCCCGCTGGGATGCGGGCTACGCCGATATGAAGGGCGTGTTGGCGGCCGCGCCATGGACAGCGCCCTATGATCCCCTTGAAGGGTTGGTGCTGCACGAAATCAGGATGTGA
- a CDS encoding glutathione S-transferase family protein, translating to MAQLYHHPLDPQSRFVRLALAEYGVDPDLIEERVFERRRDFLSLDPAGETPVLVTDHDVVVPGAAIIAEYLDENLGETLEEHRLLPLDSEARIEVRRLVHWFTQKFHGEVSNWLVTEKVYKRFMSAEAGGGAPDMDLVRAARANIRYHLRYIGYLTAQRNWLAGDRLTYADLAAAAHISVADFLGDVPWDENEAAKHWYARVKSRKSFRALLADRVPGINPPQVYADLDF from the coding sequence ATGGCTCAGCTTTATCATCATCCTCTTGATCCCCAATCGCGTTTTGTCCGTCTTGCGCTCGCCGAATATGGTGTCGATCCTGACCTGATCGAGGAACGGGTTTTCGAGCGGCGGCGCGATTTCCTGTCGCTCGATCCGGCCGGCGAGACGCCCGTGCTCGTGACTGATCATGATGTGGTCGTGCCGGGTGCCGCGATCATTGCCGAATATCTCGACGAAAATCTGGGCGAGACGCTGGAAGAGCATCGGCTGTTGCCGCTCGATTCCGAGGCGCGGATCGAGGTGCGCCGGCTGGTCCACTGGTTCACGCAGAAATTTCACGGCGAAGTGTCGAATTGGCTGGTGACTGAAAAGGTCTATAAGCGCTTCATGTCGGCTGAGGCGGGTGGCGGCGCGCCGGATATGGACCTCGTCCGCGCCGCGCGCGCCAATATCCGCTATCATCTGCGCTATATCGGCTATCTGACGGCGCAACGGAATTGGTTGGCTGGCGACAGACTTACCTATGCCGACCTGGCCGCCGCGGCGCATATTTCCGTCGCGGATTTTTTGGGCGATGTGCCATGGGACGAGAACGAAGCGGCGAAGCACTGGTACGCGCGGGTGAAATCGCGCAAGAGCTTCCGCGCGCTGCTCGCCGATCGCGTGCCGGGCATCAATCCGCCGCAGGTCTACGCGGACCTCGACTTCTGA
- the queG gene encoding tRNA epoxyqueuosine(34) reductase QueG, whose translation MKRDLKTDLVAKARELGFDLCRIARPDAAPQTAERLAAWLSAGYAGDMDYMEETRTRRAAPRALWPEVRSVVMLGLNYGPEDDALATLGQRDRGNISVYARHRDYHDLIKGRLKLLGSWLASQAPDSELKVFVDTAPVMEKPMAQAAGLGWQGKHTNLVSREAGSWLFLGALFTNLDLSPDEAETDHCGACRACLDACPTNAFPQPYRLDARRCISYLTIENKGHIPLEFREAIGNRIYGCDDCLAACPWNKFAQVSREAKLQARADLVAPKIGDLLRLDDAGFRALFSGSPVKRIGRARFLRNVLIAAGNSSDDALQPQIEALIDDVSPLVRAMAVWALGRVAPWRLADLRAQQQAESDPDVLAEWARADAPIEMIQ comes from the coding sequence CTGAAGCGCGATCTCAAGACCGACCTCGTCGCGAAAGCGCGCGAGCTTGGCTTCGATCTTTGCCGGATTGCACGGCCCGACGCCGCGCCGCAAACGGCGGAACGGCTCGCTGCGTGGCTCAGCGCAGGCTACGCAGGCGACATGGACTACATGGAAGAGACGCGCACCCGCCGCGCCGCGCCGCGCGCGCTGTGGCCCGAGGTCAGGAGCGTCGTCATGCTCGGGCTGAACTACGGCCCCGAAGACGATGCTCTTGCGACGCTGGGACAAAGGGATCGCGGCAACATTTCCGTCTATGCACGCCATCGCGATTATCACGATCTCATCAAAGGACGGCTGAAATTGCTTGGCTCCTGGCTCGCGTCGCAGGCGCCCGACAGCGAACTCAAAGTCTTCGTCGATACGGCGCCGGTGATGGAAAAGCCGATGGCACAAGCGGCGGGGCTTGGCTGGCAAGGCAAGCATACCAACCTCGTGTCGCGCGAAGCCGGCTCCTGGCTCTTTCTCGGCGCGCTGTTCACGAATTTGGACTTGTCGCCGGACGAAGCCGAGACGGATCATTGCGGGGCCTGCCGCGCCTGCCTCGACGCTTGCCCGACCAATGCGTTCCCGCAGCCTTATCGTCTCGATGCCCGACGCTGCATTTCGTATCTGACGATCGAGAACAAGGGTCATATTCCGCTCGAATTTCGCGAAGCCATCGGCAATCGCATCTATGGCTGCGACGATTGCCTCGCCGCCTGTCCGTGGAACAAATTCGCGCAGGTCTCGCGCGAGGCAAAATTGCAGGCGCGCGCCGATCTCGTCGCGCCGAAAATTGGAGATTTATTGCGATTGGATGATGCTGGTTTTCGCGCCCTCTTTTCGGGCAGCCCGGTGAAGCGCATCGGCCGTGCGCGCTTTCTGCGCAATGTTCTCATCGCCGCGGGCAATTCGAGCGATGATGCCTTGCAGCCGCAGATCGAGGCGCTGATCGACGATGTGTCGCCGCTCGTCCGCGCGATGGCGGTCTGGGCGCTCGGCCGCGTGGCACCGTGGCGGCTCGCAGACTTGCGCGCGCAACAGCAAGCGGAAAGCGATCCCGATGTTCTCGCGGAATGGGCGCGGGCCGATGCACCAATCGAGATGATACAATGA
- a CDS encoding SDR family oxidoreductase translates to MNLFCFGLGYSAQHFIKTYGDHFETIAGTARSYYAIERLGDPRIKGFMFDAERADPEIADALAHADVLLVSIPPDTSVEPTLAKFGRVLSQLPQQVKIIYLSTIGVYGDRHGEWVDETRVPVPKQPRSTSRLRAEKAWQALSRDARKTIQILRLAGIYGPGRNALVQLKNGTAQRVIKPDQIFNRIHVADIGTAIAAALAYEGDSDVWNVADDEPAPPQDVITYAAKLMGIEPPPEEDFETAPLSAMARSFYEENKRAANGKMKDGLGVTLAYPNYRDGLNALWDAGEGRR, encoded by the coding sequence ATGAACCTTTTCTGCTTCGGCCTCGGCTACAGCGCACAGCATTTCATCAAGACTTACGGCGACCATTTTGAAACGATCGCCGGCACGGCGCGTAGCTATTATGCGATCGAGCGCTTGGGCGATCCGCGCATTAAAGGCTTCATGTTCGATGCCGAGCGCGCCGACCCGGAGATTGCCGATGCTCTCGCGCATGCCGACGTGCTGCTCGTCTCGATTCCGCCAGACACATCGGTTGAGCCGACGCTTGCCAAATTCGGCCGCGTGCTGTCGCAACTCCCGCAGCAGGTTAAAATCATCTATCTCTCAACCATCGGCGTCTATGGCGACCGGCACGGTGAATGGGTCGATGAGACGCGGGTGCCGGTGCCGAAACAGCCACGCTCGACCTCGCGCCTGCGGGCGGAAAAGGCCTGGCAGGCGCTGAGCCGCGACGCGCGAAAAACGATCCAGATTTTACGGCTCGCCGGCATCTACGGCCCCGGTCGCAACGCGCTCGTGCAATTGAAGAATGGCACGGCGCAGCGCGTGATCAAGCCGGATCAAATATTTAATCGCATTCATGTCGCCGACATCGGCACCGCCATCGCCGCCGCGCTCGCCTATGAAGGCGACAGCGATGTCTGGAACGTGGCGGACGATGAGCCGGCGCCGCCGCAGGATGTCATCACTTATGCCGCGAAATTGATGGGCATCGAGCCACCGCCTGAGGAGGATTTCGAGACCGCCCCCTTGAGCGCGATGGCACGCAGCTTCTATGAGGAGAACAAGCGCGCAGCAAACGGCAAGATGAAGGACGGGCTCGGCGTTACGCTGGCCTATCCGAATTATCGCGATGGATTGAACGCGCTGTGGGATGCCGGCGAAGGACGGAGATAG
- a CDS encoding glutathione binding-like protein yields MIDLYYWTTPNGHKITMFLEEAKVPYTIHAINIGRGEQFKPEFLAIAPNNRIPSIIDRAPKDGGEPISVFESGAILFYLAAKTEKFISSDVRKRVATIEWLFWQMGGLGPMAGQTHHFRNYAPEKIPYAIDRYTNETNRLYGVLNKRLADHEYVADDYSIADMASYPWIVPHAAQGQNLDDFPHLKRWFEAIKARPGTIAAYAKAKEINATPPSAPDEEARKHLFGQTAAKTA; encoded by the coding sequence ATGATCGATCTTTATTACTGGACGACGCCGAATGGCCACAAGATCACGATGTTTCTTGAGGAAGCGAAGGTTCCTTATACGATCCACGCGATCAACATTGGCCGCGGCGAGCAGTTCAAGCCGGAATTTCTGGCGATCGCGCCGAACAATCGCATCCCTTCCATAATTGACCGTGCGCCAAAAGACGGCGGCGAGCCGATCTCCGTTTTCGAATCCGGCGCGATCCTATTTTATCTTGCGGCGAAGACTGAAAAATTTATTTCGTCCGACGTTCGCAAGCGGGTCGCGACTATTGAATGGTTATTCTGGCAGATGGGTGGCCTCGGCCCGATGGCGGGCCAGACGCATCATTTCCGCAATTACGCGCCGGAAAAGATTCCCTATGCGATCGATCGTTATACGAACGAGACCAACCGGCTCTATGGCGTACTAAACAAGCGACTTGCGGATCATGAGTATGTCGCGGACGATTATTCGATAGCCGACATGGCCTCTTACCCTTGGATCGTGCCGCATGCGGCGCAAGGCCAGAACCTCGACGATTTTCCGCATCTGAAGCGTTGGTTCGAGGCGATCAAAGCGCGTCCGGGCACAATCGCCGCCTATGCCAAGGCGAAAGAGATCAACGCGACGCCGCCATCCGCCCCGGACGAGGAAGCGCGCAAACATCTCTTCGGCCAGACAGCGGCCAAAACTGCTTAG
- a CDS encoding DUF2946 family protein, producing the protein MSGLAANGLIVPAGGLRQKPLARNQLIACLAILGLYLQLAAGALCLAGFSAAPDPTGFPICHAASEQSPAPKPGNAPEQQQHSCAFCALHCHAALLLPLAFVVAGQSAIVKLPDALRHVTQPRLRYAIAAQPRGPPSFA; encoded by the coding sequence GTGTCTGGTCTTGCAGCGAATGGATTGATCGTGCCGGCTGGCGGCCTTCGCCAGAAGCCGCTGGCGCGCAATCAACTCATCGCATGCCTTGCGATCCTCGGGCTTTATCTGCAACTCGCTGCTGGCGCGCTCTGCCTGGCGGGATTCTCGGCCGCCCCGGACCCTACCGGCTTTCCGATCTGCCATGCGGCGTCCGAACAATCGCCCGCACCGAAACCCGGCAATGCGCCTGAACAACAGCAGCATTCCTGCGCATTCTGCGCATTGCATTGCCACGCGGCGTTGCTTCTGCCGCTGGCATTTGTCGTCGCCGGTCAGTCCGCGATCGTCAAACTTCCGGACGCGCTGCGGCACGTCACGCAGCCGCGTCTTCGCTATGCGATCGCAGCACAGCCACGCGGCCCCCCAAGCTTCGCCTGA
- the copC gene encoding copper homeostasis periplasmic binding protein CopC: MKRIFSLIAVGVALMLLDGQAFAHAFLDHAVPGVGTTVAGSPVELELTFTEDIVPAFSGVHVATEGGAAIAAGKAVPGPANTLHVRLAHALKPGTYVVTWHVVSVDTHHTQGSYKFTIAP, translated from the coding sequence ATGAAGCGGATATTTTCTCTCATCGCTGTCGGCGTTGCCTTGATGCTGCTTGACGGCCAAGCGTTCGCGCACGCGTTTCTCGATCATGCCGTGCCGGGCGTCGGCACGACGGTCGCCGGGTCACCCGTCGAACTGGAGCTGACCTTCACCGAGGACATTGTGCCGGCCTTCTCCGGCGTGCATGTGGCGACCGAAGGCGGCGCAGCAATAGCAGCCGGCAAAGCTGTTCCCGGCCCGGCGAATACGTTGCATGTCAGGCTCGCCCACGCTCTCAAACCCGGCACTTACGTCGTCACCTGGCACGTGGTCTCCGTAGATACGCATCATACGCAGGGCTCGTACAAATTCACTATCGCGCCATGA
- a CDS encoding CopD family protein, with translation MTILQILVAARWVHFAGLFVLFGCPLSFLVVRGADKTDAARIGNSLHRLLPIIAAAAGISGLVWIAALIANMAGSFAEAATGETLQAFFFETQFGPIVIVRLVLLFVAMVVLVLPRNIRFGTWLVVSTGLLINQAWLGHAANGGASLFGALMIGIYAVHVLAAAAWVGGLPVLLFALFSGRRARRADDNAAILSRYSTLATGAVTLILLSGVANALFRVHGQFGRLYATGYGDILAIKLLLVALMLGLASYNRFIAMPRLGAATPESAPANLGRSIGAELILGVLVIGAAALLGVTPPPD, from the coding sequence GTGACAATTCTGCAAATTCTCGTCGCCGCGCGCTGGGTCCATTTCGCCGGGCTATTCGTCCTCTTCGGCTGTCCACTGTCGTTTCTTGTGGTGCGCGGCGCGGACAAAACCGACGCGGCGCGGATCGGCAATTCGCTCCACAGATTGCTGCCGATCATAGCGGCGGCCGCGGGCATCTCCGGCCTTGTCTGGATTGCGGCCCTCATCGCCAACATGGCTGGCAGCTTTGCAGAGGCCGCCACGGGCGAGACGCTGCAGGCGTTCTTCTTCGAGACGCAGTTCGGCCCGATCGTGATTGTCCGGCTGGTTCTGCTCTTTGTGGCAATGGTAGTTCTCGTATTACCCCGCAATATCCGGTTCGGCACATGGCTCGTCGTAAGCACCGGCTTACTCATCAACCAGGCATGGCTCGGCCATGCCGCCAACGGTGGCGCCAGCCTGTTTGGCGCATTGATGATCGGCATCTATGCGGTCCATGTCCTGGCCGCCGCAGCCTGGGTCGGCGGCTTGCCGGTGCTACTGTTTGCGCTTTTTTCTGGCCGCCGGGCGCGCCGCGCCGATGACAATGCCGCAATCCTGTCGCGTTATTCGACCCTTGCGACCGGCGCCGTTACGCTCATCCTTCTGAGCGGCGTCGCCAACGCCCTGTTTCGGGTGCATGGCCAATTTGGACGCCTCTACGCCACAGGTTATGGCGATATCCTCGCGATCAAGCTTCTGCTCGTCGCGCTCATGCTGGGCCTGGCCTCTTACAATCGTTTCATCGCAATGCCGCGGCTTGGCGCGGCCACGCCGGAGTCTGCTCCGGCTAACCTCGGTCGCAGCATCGGCGCCGAACTCATATTGGGCGTGCTCGTGATCGGCGCGGCGGCGCTCCTCGGTGTCACGCCGCCGCCGGATTAG
- a CDS encoding polyhydroxyalkanoic acid system family protein translates to MSKSIEIAVPHNLGVEEARRRVATEIEQLRNEYVNKFAYSEIAWVGDTANIRVVALAQEVKARVDVLADSVHIEIILPWLLARLAAPLQNKLAATTKDTLSLGFSPKKS, encoded by the coding sequence ATGTCGAAATCGATCGAGATTGCCGTGCCGCACAACCTCGGCGTCGAGGAAGCCCGGCGTCGTGTCGCCACCGAAATCGAGCAGCTCCGGAACGAGTACGTCAATAAATTTGCCTATTCGGAAATTGCCTGGGTGGGCGACACCGCCAATATCCGCGTCGTGGCGCTCGCCCAAGAGGTGAAGGCGCGCGTCGACGTGCTGGCCGACAGCGTCCATATCGAGATCATTCTGCCCTGGCTCCTCGCAAGGCTCGCGGCGCCGTTGCAGAACAAGCTCGCGGCGACGACGAAAGACACCTTGTCGCTCGGCTTTTCGCCGAAGAAATCCTGA